Proteins from one Pseudomonas bijieensis genomic window:
- a CDS encoding DMT family transporter, producing the protein MDKTLRRGSLEMTAAMLISGTIGWFVLVSGLPVLDVVFWRCVFGAATLLLICAGFGFLRPGILTRTTFLLAVLSGVAIVGNWVLLFASYSRASIAIGTAVYNVQPFMLVGLAALFLGERITAQKLFWLAVSFLGMLAIVSSHGEQGQGGGDYLLGIALALGAALLYAIAALIIKRLTGTPPHLIALIQVSTGVLLLAPWANFSALPQHAGAWASLLTLGMVHTGVMYVLLYSAIQRLPTAITGALSFIYPIAAIFVDWFAFGHRLELLQWLGVAAILLAAAGMQQGWGIKLRRAALS; encoded by the coding sequence ATGGACAAGACCCTACGCCGCGGTTCGCTCGAAATGACTGCCGCCATGCTGATCTCCGGAACCATAGGCTGGTTCGTGCTGGTCTCGGGCCTGCCGGTACTGGATGTGGTGTTCTGGCGTTGCGTGTTTGGCGCCGCCACTTTACTGCTGATTTGCGCCGGTTTCGGCTTCTTGCGTCCAGGTATCCTGACACGCACCACGTTTCTGCTGGCGGTGCTCAGCGGGGTGGCGATTGTCGGCAACTGGGTGCTGTTGTTCGCCTCTTACTCCCGAGCCTCGATTGCCATCGGTACGGCGGTGTACAACGTCCAGCCGTTCATGTTGGTCGGGCTGGCGGCTCTGTTCCTGGGAGAAAGGATCACCGCGCAAAAACTGTTCTGGCTGGCGGTATCGTTTCTCGGAATGCTGGCAATCGTCAGTTCCCACGGCGAACAAGGGCAGGGCGGCGGTGACTATCTGCTGGGCATCGCGCTGGCGCTGGGCGCAGCGTTGCTGTACGCCATCGCAGCGTTGATCATCAAACGCCTGACCGGCACGCCGCCGCATCTGATTGCACTGATCCAGGTCAGCACCGGCGTATTGCTCCTGGCACCCTGGGCGAACTTCTCAGCGTTGCCACAGCACGCCGGGGCGTGGGCCAGCCTGTTGACCCTGGGCATGGTGCATACCGGTGTGATGTACGTGTTGTTGTACAGCGCGATTCAACGATTGCCGACGGCGATCACCGGCGCGCTGTCGTTCATCTATCCGATTGCGGCGATCTTCGTCGATTGGTTCGCCTTCGGTCATCGCCTTGAACTCCTGCAATGGTTGGGTGTGGCGGCGATCCTGTTGGCGGCCGCAGGCATGCAGCAGGGCTGGGGCATCAAGTTGCGCCGCGCAGCCCTGTCTTGA
- a CDS encoding Lrp/AsnC family transcriptional regulator, protein MTDDIDQILISALMEDSRRSLKALANLSGLSSPSVAERLRRLEERGVLRSYTVEVDPKCFGYQLQAIVRIRPLPGQLQEVERQIQAIAEFTECDKVTGEDCFIARLHVRSMEQLDTLLDRLNVLAETNTAIVKKTPVKRRLPPMA, encoded by the coding sequence ATGACTGACGACATCGACCAGATCCTCATCAGCGCCCTGATGGAAGATTCCCGACGCTCCCTCAAGGCTCTGGCGAACCTGAGTGGCCTGTCCTCTCCCAGCGTCGCCGAGCGCCTTCGCCGGCTCGAAGAACGCGGCGTGCTCAGGAGCTACACCGTCGAGGTAGACCCCAAGTGCTTCGGCTATCAACTCCAGGCCATCGTGCGTATCCGCCCGCTGCCGGGGCAGTTGCAGGAAGTTGAACGGCAGATCCAGGCCATCGCTGAATTCACCGAATGCGACAAGGTGACCGGCGAAGACTGTTTCATTGCCCGACTGCATGTGCGCTCGATGGAACAGCTGGACACGCTGCTGGACAGGCTCAATGTCCTGGCCGAGACCAATACGGCCATCGTCAAGAAAACGCCCGTCAAACGGCGCTTGCCGCCAATGGCGTGA
- a CDS encoding DAHL domain-containing protein, with the protein MTYIIKKYKWPALLAVALIAFSALIFFLIKSYTYDSSTYFESRDFIRQLKQADANWSVKILRKKIGVNNNLSLAPPPEAGSRWEQLEQLNNAGPLATLWASRRQGYVDAVKNKTVLVDQFQQHNAKLRTALDALPVIEDDIQTLLKEMTVKSPAERLTVASNVLELSLTTLEYALYVTSDKAKEVQNQLNELERYISQLPATYQPPFITLAQHVRAIIEEQPIVNDLLDRISVIPVAQELDSINELLNETQRRTAAADRQYHVYLGVCASLMALLMIYLAVRLVRSYAVINQINHELQSSNERLEERVQERTRELKEAERELVDAARMAGMAEIATNVLHNVGNVLNSVNISADLVTRKLRSSKTLGLGKAVKMMNEHADDLGQFITSDEKGKLLPRYFNELVDSIAAEQTLLIEELAQLTKSIDHIKEIVTTQQTYAGAARLIEALSISDLFEDALRMNSGALSRHHVTVIKDYQDVPMIMGDKHRLLLILINLISNAKFAMSHVSDHPREMTLGIRVVDQKTLCVSVKDRGEGITPENLTRIFNHGFTTRKDGHGFGLHSCALAAVEMNGHLHVHSDGPGQGALFTLEIPLELAPT; encoded by the coding sequence GTGACCTACATTATCAAGAAGTACAAATGGCCTGCCTTGCTGGCCGTCGCGCTGATTGCGTTTTCAGCCCTGATATTCTTTCTGATCAAGTCCTATACGTACGACTCATCGACCTACTTCGAATCCCGTGACTTCATCCGCCAACTCAAGCAGGCCGACGCTAACTGGAGCGTCAAGATCCTGAGGAAAAAAATCGGCGTCAACAACAATCTGTCGCTGGCGCCACCGCCTGAGGCGGGCAGCCGATGGGAGCAGTTGGAGCAGCTCAATAACGCAGGTCCCCTGGCGACTCTTTGGGCGTCCAGGCGCCAAGGTTATGTGGATGCGGTCAAGAACAAGACAGTACTGGTCGATCAATTCCAGCAACACAACGCCAAGCTGCGCACTGCCCTGGACGCTCTGCCGGTCATCGAAGACGACATTCAGACATTGCTCAAGGAGATGACAGTCAAAAGCCCTGCGGAACGCCTTACGGTGGCTTCCAATGTGCTTGAGCTGTCACTGACGACGCTGGAGTACGCATTGTATGTCACCTCGGACAAAGCCAAGGAGGTGCAGAACCAGCTCAATGAACTGGAACGATACATCAGCCAGTTACCCGCGACCTACCAACCTCCCTTCATCACCCTGGCGCAGCACGTCAGAGCTATTATCGAGGAACAACCGATCGTCAATGACCTTCTTGACCGCATCAGCGTGATTCCGGTGGCCCAGGAACTGGATAGCATCAACGAACTGTTGAACGAGACGCAGCGCAGGACGGCTGCTGCGGACCGTCAATACCATGTCTACCTGGGTGTGTGCGCCAGCCTCATGGCGCTATTGATGATCTACCTGGCGGTGCGGCTGGTTCGCAGCTACGCCGTCATCAACCAGATCAACCACGAACTGCAATCGTCCAATGAACGGCTCGAGGAGCGCGTGCAAGAACGCACTCGCGAACTGAAAGAGGCTGAACGTGAACTGGTGGACGCCGCACGGATGGCAGGCATGGCCGAGATCGCCACTAACGTGTTGCACAACGTCGGGAATGTGCTCAACAGCGTGAATATTTCCGCGGACCTGGTAACCCGCAAGTTGCGCAGCAGCAAGACACTGGGCCTTGGAAAAGCCGTAAAAATGATGAATGAACATGCCGACGACCTGGGCCAGTTCATCACCAGCGATGAAAAGGGCAAATTGTTGCCCCGCTACTTCAATGAGCTGGTCGACTCCATCGCCGCCGAGCAAACACTGCTTATCGAAGAACTGGCGCAACTGACCAAAAGCATCGACCACATCAAGGAAATCGTCACCACCCAGCAAACCTACGCCGGAGCTGCCAGGCTGATCGAGGCACTGAGCATCAGTGATCTGTTCGAAGATGCGTTACGCATGAACTCGGGCGCGCTGAGCCGGCACCACGTCACCGTCATCAAGGACTATCAGGACGTCCCGATGATAATGGGTGACAAGCACAGGTTGCTGTTGATCCTGATCAACCTCATCAGTAACGCCAAATTCGCGATGTCGCACGTCAGCGATCATCCTCGGGAAATGACTTTGGGAATCCGGGTCGTCGATCAGAAAACGCTGTGCGTCAGCGTCAAGGATCGAGGCGAAGGCATTACGCCCGAGAACCTGACTCGCATCTTCAACCACGGGTTCACCACCCGCAAGGACGGCCATGGCTTCGGCTTGCACAGCTGCGCCTTGGCGGCGGTTGAAATGAATGGCCACCTCCATGTGCATAGCGACGGCCCTGGACAGGGAGCGCTGTTCACCCTGGAAATTCCGCTGGAACTGGCACCCACCTGA
- a CDS encoding prohibitin family protein, with the protein MTSKTIGSLVAAIVGIVLLCVFFGSWYTVDETERGVLLRNGALVGVVEPGLSFKTPFIESVRLISVQSQVTAYEDLQAYSKDQQSAQLKVSVSWHIAPSDVAKVYTQFKDLEGIRDRMISRQVPTQVENVFGKFNAVAAVQNRVQLVNDISTAIKATITGPVIIDSVQVENIDFSDAYEKAIEARMAAEVQVKTREQQLATEQVQAQIRVTQAQAEADSQVAQAKADALATELRGKAEAEAIKARAQALASNQNLVELTKAERWNGVLPTTVLPNGALPFIDIKNQ; encoded by the coding sequence GTGACCAGTAAAACCATCGGTTCTCTCGTTGCGGCAATCGTAGGCATCGTCCTGTTGTGCGTCTTCTTTGGCAGTTGGTACACGGTCGACGAAACCGAGCGCGGCGTTCTTCTGCGCAACGGGGCGCTGGTCGGGGTGGTTGAACCGGGACTGTCCTTCAAGACGCCGTTTATCGAGTCTGTGCGCCTGATCAGCGTCCAGAGCCAAGTGACGGCTTATGAAGACCTCCAGGCCTACAGCAAGGACCAACAGTCCGCCCAGCTCAAGGTATCCGTGTCCTGGCACATCGCGCCTTCCGATGTCGCGAAGGTCTATACCCAGTTCAAGGATCTTGAAGGCATCCGCGACCGGATGATCAGCCGTCAGGTGCCGACCCAGGTGGAAAACGTCTTTGGCAAGTTCAACGCCGTGGCTGCCGTGCAGAATCGCGTCCAACTGGTCAACGATATTTCGACCGCAATCAAGGCGACGATTACCGGGCCGGTGATCATCGACAGCGTCCAGGTCGAAAACATCGACTTCAGTGACGCTTATGAAAAAGCCATTGAAGCGCGCATGGCCGCCGAAGTGCAGGTCAAGACCCGTGAGCAGCAACTGGCGACCGAGCAGGTTCAAGCCCAGATTCGTGTCACCCAGGCCCAGGCAGAAGCCGATTCTCAAGTTGCCCAGGCCAAGGCAGACGCACTGGCCACCGAATTGCGCGGAAAGGCCGAAGCCGAAGCGATCAAGGCACGTGCCCAGGCCTTGGCCAGCAACCAGAATCTGGTAGAGCTCACCAAGGCCGAGCGCTGGAATGGTGTATTACCCACCACCGTGCTGCCGAACGGCGCCCTGCCCTTCATTGACATCAAGAATCAGTAA
- a CDS encoding DUF2188 domain-containing protein: MSTAMLTKMHINGYDVLSVNSGPWRVCTQADRLGSFASREEALAYAAALPARKKHGRQATTAK, translated from the coding sequence ATGAGTACTGCGATGCTGACCAAAATGCATATCAACGGGTATGACGTGCTCAGCGTAAACAGCGGCCCATGGCGGGTCTGCACTCAGGCCGACCGATTGGGCTCCTTTGCTTCCCGTGAGGAAGCACTGGCCTACGCCGCCGCATTGCCGGCCAGGAAAAAACACGGCCGCCAGGCTACGACCGCCAAATAG
- a CDS encoding Bax inhibitor-1/YccA family protein gives MREQDYAVNNSVQAEQLEVSRVLRNTYGLLALTLAFSGVMAYVAQQMRVGYPNIFVVLIGFYGLFFLTNKLRDSAWGLVSAFALTGFMGFLLGPILNRYLQMQGGAEVVSSAFAMTALVFGGLSAYVLISRKDMSFLGGFITAGFFVLLGAVLASFFFQISGLQLAISAGFVLFSSVCILYQTSAIIHGGERNYIMATVSLYVSIYNLFVSLLQLFGLMGRDD, from the coding sequence ATGCGCGAACAGGATTACGCAGTGAACAACAGCGTGCAGGCTGAGCAGCTAGAGGTTAGCCGCGTCCTGCGCAACACTTATGGCCTGCTGGCACTTACGCTCGCTTTCAGCGGTGTGATGGCCTACGTCGCACAACAGATGCGGGTGGGTTACCCGAACATCTTCGTCGTGCTGATCGGTTTCTACGGCCTTTTCTTCCTTACCAACAAACTCCGTGATTCGGCCTGGGGCCTGGTGTCGGCTTTCGCCCTGACCGGTTTCATGGGCTTCCTGCTCGGCCCGATCCTCAATCGCTACCTGCAAATGCAGGGCGGCGCCGAAGTGGTCAGCTCGGCCTTTGCAATGACCGCACTGGTATTTGGTGGCCTGTCGGCCTACGTGCTGATTTCCCGCAAGGACATGAGTTTCCTCGGCGGTTTCATCACCGCAGGTTTCTTCGTCTTGCTGGGTGCGGTGCTGGCCAGCTTCTTCTTCCAGATCAGCGGCTTGCAACTGGCGATCAGCGCCGGCTTCGTGTTGTTCTCGTCGGTCTGCATCCTGTACCAGACCAGCGCTATCATCCACGGCGGCGAGCGTAACTACATCATGGCCACTGTCAGCCTGTATGTATCGATCTACAACCTGTTCGTCAGCCTGCTGCAACTGTTCGGCCTGATGGGTCGCGATGACTGA